One genomic window of Actinomycetota bacterium includes the following:
- a CDS encoding alpha/beta hydrolase produces the protein PRLAPADPADMLAVIDAEDGFDAAPQLHRITAPTLVVAGDRDRNYTPELFRETADRIPRARLRLYPGKGHASIATLRYRPAVGEILEFLTADNAEP, from the coding sequence CCCAGGCTCGCCCCTGCGGACCCCGCCGACATGCTGGCCGTCATCGATGCCGAGGACGGCTTCGACGCCGCCCCCCAGCTGCACCGCATCACCGCCCCGACCCTGGTCGTGGCCGGCGACCGCGACCGCAACTACACCCCCGAGCTGTTCCGGGAGACCGCCGACCGCATCCCCCGGGCCCGGCTGCGGCTGTACCCCGGCAAGGGCCACGCCAGCATCGCCACGCTGCGCTACCGGCCTGCGGTCGGTGAGATCCTCGAGTTCCTGACCGCCGACAACGCCGAGCCCTGA